A single genomic interval of Candidatus Jordarchaeales archaeon harbors:
- a CDS encoding flavodoxin family protein, translating to MIVGVCGSPRRGATEYCLREALNMLEEEGFKTAFFTVRGKNIGFCRHCDYCLKNGECAIRDDMYELYPLLREARGFVFATPVYNGGVSAQIKAVMDRCRALVAADRNVFRNKVGMAIAVGGDRVGGQELALQQIITFYILNGVIPVSGGFFGANLGATFWSKDSVEEVMRDEEGFRSLRKTVKKFASLLRLIEKVGGLVEL from the coding sequence ATGATTGTTGGTGTTTGTGGTAGCCCTAGGCGGGGGGCGACTGAGTATTGTTTAAGAGAGGCCCTAAACATGTTAGAGGAGGAGGGGTTTAAGACCGCTTTTTTCACTGTTCGGGGGAAGAACATCGGTTTCTGTAGACACTGTGACTACTGCTTGAAGAATGGGGAGTGCGCCATTAGAGATGACATGTATGAGCTTTACCCGTTGCTTAGGGAGGCGAGGGGGTTTGTCTTCGCTACACCAGTTTACAACGGTGGCGTTAGCGCACAAATTAAAGCGGTCATGGACAGGTGTAGGGCTCTCGTAGCCGCGGACAGGAATGTTTTCAGGAACAAAGTCGGGATGGCCATAGCTGTCGGCGGTGATAGGGTTGGGGGCCAAGAGCTTGCCCTTCAACAGATAATCACATTTTACATACTCAATGGTGTGATACCCGTGAGCGGAGGATTTTTCGGGGCGAACCTTGGGGCTACCTTTTGGTCTAAGGATAGTGTTGAGGAGGTTATGAGGGACGAGGAGGGGTTTAGGAGCCTTAGGAAAACTGTCAAGAAGTTTGCTTCATTATTAAGGTTGATTGAGAAGGTTGGTGGTCTTGTTGAGTTATGA
- the afpA gene encoding archaeoflavoprotein AfpA — protein MSYEKAIKRVAWGITGSGDRLIETVETMIKVKDEYADEVEIKVYLSKAGDQVIKYYKLSDVLKREFGKVWVEVNANSPFLAGQLQSGKFEFLLIAPATSNTVAKIANGVADTLLSNSALMALKAFVPVYIMPSDYREGVVVTKLPDGRDLKLRIRKEDVEHVRKLMNMDGIYVLEKPEDIPAVFERHFKGANARGWGTGIDIY, from the coding sequence TTGAGTTATGAGAAGGCGATAAAAAGGGTTGCTTGGGGTATTACCGGCAGCGGAGATAGACTAATTGAGACCGTCGAGACCATGATCAAAGTTAAGGATGAGTATGCTGATGAGGTCGAAATAAAAGTTTATCTTTCGAAGGCTGGCGACCAAGTTATTAAGTACTACAAGTTGTCTGACGTCTTGAAGAGGGAGTTTGGCAAGGTTTGGGTTGAAGTGAACGCGAACTCTCCTTTCCTCGCTGGCCAGCTCCAGTCGGGGAAATTCGAGTTCCTTTTAATTGCACCCGCCACGTCGAACACCGTAGCGAAGATAGCGAACGGTGTAGCGGATACATTACTCTCAAATTCGGCATTGATGGCGCTTAAAGCCTTCGTCCCAGTTTACATAATGCCGTCAGACTATAGGGAAGGTGTAGTGGTCACTAAGCTGCCTGATGGAAGAGACCTCAAATTGAGGATAAGGAAGGAGGACGTGGAACACGTGAGGAAGCTTATGAATATGGATGGGATTTACGTTCTCGAAAAACCAGAGGACATACCTGCAGTTTTCGAGAGGCACTTTAAAGGGGCGAACGCTCGAGGTTGGGGGACAGGAATAGACATCTACTGA